From the genome of Biomphalaria glabrata chromosome 1, xgBioGlab47.1, whole genome shotgun sequence, one region includes:
- the LOC129922406 gene encoding uncharacterized protein LOC129922406: protein MPNVNQDLSVSNAWLIYLNAQRHLPIKVIHTDKAKQKIVYQHPGLSFDSYDSFGLPSLFNLIYLNNALYFYTFTQPYDDQGNMFYFDMANYLQNMGITFFAASLHLLCYKELYDINVSKWNLTIEIQSFAKSTKNLSFKCNFLSNDQKLLLASAIVSICPVQTAQKKRAPIDEELGKFCPENTTYSSHQVLDVPKPQDAYCVSSRVGYHETDSHHHMASMSYYNHVIDAIYSAVVKGCVFEHLTRERFQRGVSSFEMVHLKECLMDDLLDVFVWEIPNHDMRYRQKLKDVFISPFSRDQVDDKLHIETFDPETDGSVIMCVVEVRGKPCLRAIVQFFN from the exons ATGCCGAATGTCAATCAAGATTTATCTGTGAGCAATGCATGGCTAAT ATATCTCAATGCCCAGAGACACCTGCCAATCAAGGTCATTCACACTGACAAAGCCAAACAGAAAATAGTGTATCAACATCCGGGACTGTCATTTGACTCCTACGACTCTTTTG GCTTGCCTTCATTGTTTAATTTGATCTACCTGAATAATGCCTTATACTTCTACACTTTTACACAACCCTATGACGACCAGGGTAATATGTTCTATTTCGACATGGCCAACTATCTTCAGAATATGGGCATCACATTCTTTGCAGCCAGTTTGCATTTGTTGTGCTACAAAGAGCTCTATGACATTAATGTTTCTAAATGGAACTTGACCATTGAAATACAATCATTTGCCAAATCAACGAAAAACTTATCCTTCAAGTGTAACTTTCTATCCAACGACCAAAAGTTACTGTTGGCTTCAGCTATTGTTAGTATTTGCCCTGTACAAACAGCTCAGAAGAAGAGAGCGCCAATCGATGAGGAACTAGGCAAGTTTTGCCCAGAGAACACCACATACTCATCCCACCAAGTGCTGGATGTGCCCAAGCCACAAGACGCTTACTGTGTCAGTTCTAGAGTTGGGTATCACGAGACGGACAGCCACCACCACATGGCCTCCATGAGTTACTACAACCACGTCATCGACGCCATCTACTCCGCTGTCGTCAAGGGATGCGTCTTTGAGCACCTAACGCGAGAAAGGTTCCAGCGAGGAGTCAGCAGCTTTGAAATGGTTCACCTGAAGGAGTGCCTGATGGACGATCTGCTTGACGTCTTTGTCTGGGAAATCCCAAACCATGACATGAGATACCGGCAAAAACTGAAGGATGTCTTTATATCGCCTTTCTCACGTGACCAGGTCGACGACAAATTGCATATAGAGACATTCGATCCCGAGACAGACGGTTCTGTCATAATGTGTGTAGTAGAGGTCAGGGGTAAACCTTGTTTAAGAGCCATTGTGCAGTTTTTCAATTGA
- the LOC106074120 gene encoding neuronal acetylcholine receptor subunit beta-3-like isoform X1, whose product MARIVVWSVCAHVLIHCHLSAGVGSQTLDLDGPEHQLYTNLFADYTPESRPVKNASHIVQVTFALSLNQLLDLDEKNQILSTSVWIYEEWKDEMLQWSPSDYEGQTAIMIPADNVWLPDIFIFNRAGTNMDGFVNVNGSKVAVQYDGTVRWMVPLMVSSVCAVDVTYFPYDRQACNIKFGSWIYDMEQVDVIIKSKLPDLEHYVVNSEYDLQNVSLTRSVLDSNCCAGGGRHPMVELRLELRRKSLYYDYIVIAPTIMLCVLTLASFLLPCDRGEKMAIGLTVFLTLYVLQLRIADNVPDTNSTPILGVFMLIVMTFNCVSLIMATIVMNIKKRGDECPCPNVPSWLFGVCHHVIGRIVCTSYFGSEPIGLPALQLDYHKRKTTNSQSRNSVGNKCASSRVGSAQRRDSIGQETIETEQSVADSKSVQRNAKRQAAGEASKVKHVTISDVTVTPRASFEHQQAPRVCYDPHKTPRPQSEGEIEMRLRKNRTSVTGSKIDVSVTPRLSSEVSDPGIGHSGSRSTDEVYMMKRRWFYVAEVVDKFLFLVYLVLLTTSIFTVLFLIPVYFRND is encoded by the exons ATGGCTCGAATAGTCGTCTGGTCAGTGTGTGCTCATGTATTGATTCACTGCCACCTGTCTGCTGGAGTGG GTTCTCAAACACTAGACTTGGACGGACCTGAGCATCAGCTCTATACAAACTTATTCGCTGACTATACACCAGAGTCGAGACCGGTGAAGAACGCCAGCCATATAGTTCAAGTGACATTTGCTCTATCTTTGAACCAGCTCCTAGACTTG GATGAGAAGAATCAAATATTATCAACATCTGTCTGGATATATGAG GAGTGGAAAGATGAAATGTTACAGTGGTCACCCAGTGACTATGAAGGTCAGACCGCCATCATGATACCAGCTGACAATGTTTGGCTTCCAGACATATTCATATTTAACAG AGCTGGGACCAACATGGATGGTTTTGTCAATGTCAACGGCAGTAAGGTGGCAGTACAGTACGATGGTACCGTCCGATGGATGGTCCCTCTGATGGTGTCTAGCGTGTGTGCGGTGGATGTGACATACTTCCCTTACGACCGCCAAGCCTGCAACATCAAGTTCGGTTCCTGGATCTATGACATGGAACAGGTTGACGTCATCATCAAGTCCAAGCTACCAGACCTGGAGCATTATGTTGTCAACAGCGA GTATGATTTACAAAATGTCAGTCTGACTCGCAGTGTGTTGGACAGCAACTGCTGTGCAGGCGGAGGGCGCCATCCTATGGTGGAGCTGAGACTCGAGCTCAGGCGCAAGTCTCTTTACTACGACTACATAGTCATTGCACCCACCATTATGCTGTGCGTGCTGACTTTGGCCTCCTTCCTGCTGCCCTGTGACCGAGGAGAGAAGATGGCCATTGGACTGACCGTCTTCTTAACGCTGTACGTTCTGCAGCTCCGTATTGCGGACAATGTACCGGACACCAACTCCACGCCAATACTAG GTGTGTTTATGTTAATTGTGATGACTTTCAACTGTGTCTCCCTCATCATGGCCACCATTGTTATGAACATCAAGAAGCGAGGCGATGAATGCCCATGCCCGAACGTTCCTTCTTGGCTCTTTGGCGTGTGCCACCATGTCATTGGCAGGATCGTCTGCACCAGTTACTTCGGCAGTGAGCCCATTGGACTTCCTGCATTGCAGCTAGACTATCACAAAAGAAAGACAACTAATTCACAGTCCAGAAATTCTGTGGGCAATAAGTGTGCCAGTTCCAGAGTTGGTTCTGCTCAAAGACGTGATTCCATTGGGCAAGAGACTATAGAGACGGAGCAATCGGTTGCAGACTCTAAGAGCGTTCAACGGAATGCAAAGAGGCAAGCTGCAGGGGAAGCTAGCAAAGTGAAACACGTCACCATCTCCGATGTCACAGTGACACCAAGAGCCAGTTTCGAGCACCAGCAAGCCCCTCGCGTCTGCTACGATCCTCATAAGACCCCCCGTCCTCAAAGCGAGGGGGAGATTGAAATGAGGCTGAGAAAAAACAGAACATCAGTTACGGGGTCAAAGATAGACGTGTCCGTGACCCCGAGGCTGTCCAGCGAAGTTAGCGACCCGGGCATTGGACATTCGGGGTCCAGGAGCACTGACGAAGTGTACATGATGAAAAGAAGGTGGTTCTATGTGGCGGAAGTTGTGGACAAGTTTCTTTTTCTGGTGTACTTAGTGTTACTGACCACTTCAATCTTCACTGTCCTCTTTCTCATACCGGTCTACTTTAGGAATGACTGA
- the LOC106074120 gene encoding neuronal acetylcholine receptor subunit alpha-9-like isoform X2: MLQWSPSDYEGQTAIMIPADNVWLPDIFIFNRAGTNMDGFVNVNGSKVAVQYDGTVRWMVPLMVSSVCAVDVTYFPYDRQACNIKFGSWIYDMEQVDVIIKSKLPDLEHYVVNSEYDLQNVSLTRSVLDSNCCAGGGRHPMVELRLELRRKSLYYDYIVIAPTIMLCVLTLASFLLPCDRGEKMAIGLTVFLTLYVLQLRIADNVPDTNSTPILGVFMLIVMTFNCVSLIMATIVMNIKKRGDECPCPNVPSWLFGVCHHVIGRIVCTSYFGSEPIGLPALQLDYHKRKTTNSQSRNSVGNKCASSRVGSAQRRDSIGQETIETEQSVADSKSVQRNAKRQAAGEASKVKHVTISDVTVTPRASFEHQQAPRVCYDPHKTPRPQSEGEIEMRLRKNRTSVTGSKIDVSVTPRLSSEVSDPGIGHSGSRSTDEVYMMKRRWFYVAEVVDKFLFLVYLVLLTTSIFTVLFLIPVYFRND; the protein is encoded by the exons ATGTTACAGTGGTCACCCAGTGACTATGAAGGTCAGACCGCCATCATGATACCAGCTGACAATGTTTGGCTTCCAGACATATTCATATTTAACAG AGCTGGGACCAACATGGATGGTTTTGTCAATGTCAACGGCAGTAAGGTGGCAGTACAGTACGATGGTACCGTCCGATGGATGGTCCCTCTGATGGTGTCTAGCGTGTGTGCGGTGGATGTGACATACTTCCCTTACGACCGCCAAGCCTGCAACATCAAGTTCGGTTCCTGGATCTATGACATGGAACAGGTTGACGTCATCATCAAGTCCAAGCTACCAGACCTGGAGCATTATGTTGTCAACAGCGA GTATGATTTACAAAATGTCAGTCTGACTCGCAGTGTGTTGGACAGCAACTGCTGTGCAGGCGGAGGGCGCCATCCTATGGTGGAGCTGAGACTCGAGCTCAGGCGCAAGTCTCTTTACTACGACTACATAGTCATTGCACCCACCATTATGCTGTGCGTGCTGACTTTGGCCTCCTTCCTGCTGCCCTGTGACCGAGGAGAGAAGATGGCCATTGGACTGACCGTCTTCTTAACGCTGTACGTTCTGCAGCTCCGTATTGCGGACAATGTACCGGACACCAACTCCACGCCAATACTAG GTGTGTTTATGTTAATTGTGATGACTTTCAACTGTGTCTCCCTCATCATGGCCACCATTGTTATGAACATCAAGAAGCGAGGCGATGAATGCCCATGCCCGAACGTTCCTTCTTGGCTCTTTGGCGTGTGCCACCATGTCATTGGCAGGATCGTCTGCACCAGTTACTTCGGCAGTGAGCCCATTGGACTTCCTGCATTGCAGCTAGACTATCACAAAAGAAAGACAACTAATTCACAGTCCAGAAATTCTGTGGGCAATAAGTGTGCCAGTTCCAGAGTTGGTTCTGCTCAAAGACGTGATTCCATTGGGCAAGAGACTATAGAGACGGAGCAATCGGTTGCAGACTCTAAGAGCGTTCAACGGAATGCAAAGAGGCAAGCTGCAGGGGAAGCTAGCAAAGTGAAACACGTCACCATCTCCGATGTCACAGTGACACCAAGAGCCAGTTTCGAGCACCAGCAAGCCCCTCGCGTCTGCTACGATCCTCATAAGACCCCCCGTCCTCAAAGCGAGGGGGAGATTGAAATGAGGCTGAGAAAAAACAGAACATCAGTTACGGGGTCAAAGATAGACGTGTCCGTGACCCCGAGGCTGTCCAGCGAAGTTAGCGACCCGGGCATTGGACATTCGGGGTCCAGGAGCACTGACGAAGTGTACATGATGAAAAGAAGGTGGTTCTATGTGGCGGAAGTTGTGGACAAGTTTCTTTTTCTGGTGTACTTAGTGTTACTGACCACTTCAATCTTCACTGTCCTCTTTCTCATACCGGTCTACTTTAGGAATGACTGA